A part of Pongo pygmaeus isolate AG05252 chromosome 14, NHGRI_mPonPyg2-v2.0_pri, whole genome shotgun sequence genomic DNA contains:
- the LOC129011872 gene encoding mitochondrial intermediate peptidase-like isoform X5, producing MPRWWPRKHGSDALALWTSTCPSRGRAQTRKQGRHVGQRGPLSWKRRTRAPGKSCCAQDRVLTVEERTAPGHHAVPRKAGRKAGRKTGRLRSQSSGSAAQAAGRGSLEAGIRPEGSAPARLRWAPPSMSFNVKFQGSSLDPFGERGVSGAGGAPLGPRSVITWSFSKDKAACSQVMGLFGVPELSAPEGVHAAQEKALRKAELLVGRACSTPPGPQTVLIFDELSDSLCRVADLADFVKIAHPEPAFREAAEEACRSIGTTVENLGSEERLCLAAHRLGCEEPLCLAAPSGK from the exons ATGCCGCGATGGTGGCCGAGAAAGCATGGGAGCGACGCTCTTGCTCTCTGGACGTCGACGTGCCCAAGTCGAGGCCGCGCCCAGACCCGGAAGCAGGGCCGTCACGTGGGGCAGCGTGGGCCGCTGTCTTGGAAACGCAGAACGCGCGCTCCAGGTAAAAGTTGCTGCGCCCAGGACAGGGTTCTCACGGTGGAGGAAAGGACTGCTCCGGGACACCACGCTGTGCCCCGGAAAGCTGGGCGGAAAGCTGGGCGGAAAACTGGGCGGCTTCGGAGCCAGAGCAGCGGCTCTGCGGCGCAGGCGGCGGGCCGGGGCAGCCTTGAAGCCGGGATCCGGCCTGAAGGGTCAGCACCAGCTCGCCTCCGGTGGGCGCCGCCTTCGATGTCATTCAATGTCAAGTTCCAGGGCAGTAGCTTGGACCCGTTTGGCGAGCGCGGAGTGAGTGGCGCAGGAGGAGCTCCCCTAGGTCCCCGAA GCGTCATCACGTGGTCTTTTTCCAAGGACAAGGCTGCCTGCAGTCAAGTAATG GGTCTTTTTGGAGTTCCTGAGCTGAGTGCCCCGGAAGGAGTTCATGCTGCACAAGAAAAAGCCTTGAGAAAGGCAGAATTGCTTGTGGGCCGTGCGTGTTCCACCCCACCTGGGCCCCAGACCGTGCTGATCTTTGATGAGCTCTCGGATTCCTTGTGCAGAGTGGCCGACTTG GCTGATTTTGTGAAAATCGCTCACCCTGAGCCAGCATTCAGAGAAGCTGCGGAAGAAGCTTGTAGAAGTATTGGCACCACGGTGGAGAA tctaggaagtgaggagcgtctctgcctggccgcccatcgtctgggatgtgaggagcccctctgcctggccgccccgtctgggaagtga
- the LOC129011872 gene encoding uncharacterized protein LOC129011872 isoform X7, producing MPRWWPRKHGSDALALWTSTCPSRGRAQTRKQGRHVGQRGPLSWKRRTRAPGKSCCAQDRVLTVEERTAPGHHAVPRKAGRKAGRKTGRLRSQSSGSAAQAAGRGSLEAGIRPEGSAPARLRWAPPSMSFNVKFQGSSLDPFGERGVSGAGGAPLGPRSVITWSFSKDKAACSQVMGLFGVPELSAPEGVHAAQEKALRKAELLVGRACSTPPGPQTVLIFDELSDSLCRVADLRQHLPVLPRLVLNS from the exons ATGCCGCGATGGTGGCCGAGAAAGCATGGGAGCGACGCTCTTGCTCTCTGGACGTCGACGTGCCCAAGTCGAGGCCGCGCCCAGACCCGGAAGCAGGGCCGTCACGTGGGGCAGCGTGGGCCGCTGTCTTGGAAACGCAGAACGCGCGCTCCAGGTAAAAGTTGCTGCGCCCAGGACAGGGTTCTCACGGTGGAGGAAAGGACTGCTCCGGGACACCACGCTGTGCCCCGGAAAGCTGGGCGGAAAGCTGGGCGGAAAACTGGGCGGCTTCGGAGCCAGAGCAGCGGCTCTGCGGCGCAGGCGGCGGGCCGGGGCAGCCTTGAAGCCGGGATCCGGCCTGAAGGGTCAGCACCAGCTCGCCTCCGGTGGGCGCCGCCTTCGATGTCATTCAATGTCAAGTTCCAGGGCAGTAGCTTGGACCCGTTTGGCGAGCGCGGAGTGAGTGGCGCAGGAGGAGCTCCCCTAGGTCCCCGAA GCGTCATCACGTGGTCTTTTTCCAAGGACAAGGCTGCCTGCAGTCAAGTAATG GGTCTTTTTGGAGTTCCTGAGCTGAGTGCCCCGGAAGGAGTTCATGCTGCACAAGAAAAAGCCTTGAGAAAGGCAGAATTGCTTGTGGGCCGTGCGTGTTCCACCCCACCTGGGCCCCAGACCGTGCTGATCTTTGATGAGCTCTCGGATTCCTTGTGCAGAGTGGCCGACTTG agacagcatctccctgtgttgcccaggctggtcttgaactcctag